Proteins co-encoded in one Arthrobacter globiformis genomic window:
- a CDS encoding histidine phosphatase family protein, which produces MRLLLIRHGETPGNVLGQLDTAHPGPGLTELGERQAEALPRALVNEPISALYASTLLRTQITAKPLSRELGLDVEILDGIHEIEAGALEKLTDHESHRRYMSTVFAWADGDFDRRMPAGPNGHEFFERYDAAIAKVAAEAADAGAIALVSHGAAIRVWAGHRADNIDMEFAARHVLANTGIVALEGEPEGGWNLIHWDASPVGGLALADPTAEDPMGKDHGLGPRCHQCWTGAKCSHGAYRQETPR; this is translated from the coding sequence ATGAGGCTGCTGCTCATCCGCCACGGCGAAACTCCCGGGAACGTGCTGGGTCAGCTGGACACCGCCCACCCGGGCCCCGGCCTCACCGAGCTGGGCGAACGCCAGGCGGAGGCCCTGCCGCGTGCCCTGGTGAACGAGCCGATTAGCGCCCTGTACGCCTCCACGTTGCTTCGCACCCAGATCACTGCCAAACCGCTGAGCCGGGAGCTCGGCCTCGATGTGGAGATCCTGGACGGCATCCACGAGATCGAAGCGGGCGCCCTCGAGAAGCTGACGGACCACGAGTCCCACCGGCGGTACATGAGCACCGTCTTCGCCTGGGCTGACGGTGATTTCGACCGCCGGATGCCCGCCGGACCCAACGGTCACGAGTTCTTCGAGCGCTATGACGCGGCCATCGCCAAGGTGGCCGCGGAAGCCGCCGACGCCGGCGCAATCGCGCTGGTGAGCCACGGCGCCGCGATCCGCGTCTGGGCAGGGCACCGGGCGGACAACATCGACATGGAATTCGCCGCTCGGCACGTCCTCGCCAACACCGGCATTGTGGCGCTGGAAGGCGAACCCGAGGGCGGCTGGAACCTGATCCACTGGGACGCCAGCCCGGTGGGCGGCCTCGCCCTGGCCGATCCCACCGCCGAGGACCCGATGGGAAAAGACCACGGGCTAGGACCCCGTTGCCATCAGTGCTGGACGGGCGCCAAGTGTTCCCACGGCGCTTACCGGCAGGAAACACCGCGGTAA